The following nucleotide sequence is from Flavobacterium sp. N1736.
GGCGTTCCGTATACTTTTGTTCCGTTTTTAACTTCATAAGTTCCTTTGCTTTCACTTAGCAAAGTTACCTCTGCAGGTTGCCATGGTTTTCCTTCTTTGATTACAATTTTACCGTCTTTTGATGCTTTTAATAATTCTAAATTTCTTTTAAAATTAACCAATTCGCGTTCGTAATGTGGCAATAATTCGATCCAGGTTTTATTGTTTCCGTCGTCACCGCCAATCGGAATTCGGCGTTGAGCGGTTTGCATACTATTGGCATACAAATAATTATCTTTTGTTAAATTTACTAATAACTGATAATATTCGATGCTTTTCTCTAAATGCGGAAGCGCTTTATCCAGATCTGAAATATCATTTGAATAACTGTATCTTAAAACTAATAATGCAGCTTCGACTTTTTCTGAAAAGAAATCGGCAAATGCTTTATAACAATGAACATCGTTTTTAAGGCGTAAAAATTCGTCTTTATTTTGTGTCACTTTAGGTTCTGCTTTATCAATCGCTTCAACGGCTAATTTACCGTGTTTTGTGATTTCGGCAATAATTTGAGTTGGAAGTTCGCCCGAATGCGGTTCGTGATTCCACTCTTTTTTTGCATATTCCAGAAGCAATTCTCCCGCTGGTCCGCACGATTCATGAAACCCCGGATAAACGCGCCATTTTGCGGGATTTACCAATTGGCTTTCGAACATTCCTAATAATAAAGTCTGACGATTTCCTTCGGTAATTCCGAAACGTCTTAATGTTTTTGGAGCGATTTCTCCTGTTTCTTCGTAAGCTTTTAGAATGTCATTTGCAGCTTCCTGATCAGTTCCGTATTTCGCAGCCAAATCTTTATCCCAAAATTTAACTTCTTCGTTTCTGTCTCTTTTACTGTCCCAGGCATATCTTGCCCAGGCTTTATACCAAATCCAGTCGCGATCCATTTCAAGAATTCGTTCGCCGGTTTTTGTTTTATCTGCCGAATATGGCCAGTCCCAATAGGATGCCTGCGGATATAAATGCAGTGCATTTGCACCGTGCGCGCTGTGCATTGCTTTAACGGTTTTCTGTATAAAATCTGGTGAACCGTATCTAAAAGGCTCTAAGTTTGCCAAAATATGGACATTTTCAATATGAATCGATTTTAAGGCACTAAGCTGTCTGTGGGTTTCTCCCCAAGGTCCGCCCGGCGTATAAGTCGTCAACGATTCTCCGGTATATTTGCTTTCTGTGTATAGATTTTTATACAACGGAAGCGATTTTTCCATTACCAAAGGTCCATCGGTATCATGCGAACGCAAAATAATTGGCGGTTCATCTGTTCTTCCCAACGCTTTTAAACCATCCTGAACTCCGGGAATAATCGTTTTGGTAAACCATTCTACGTCGTCGTCGATCGTATTTATGGCTTCTCCCAAACAAACTAACAAACCAACATTTGGATATTTTTCGATAAAAGCAGCGATAGATTTTCTCGTATAATCTGAAAGTAAAGGCGTAATTGGTCTTGAACGATCCTGCGTTTTTATGTTGTAATGTTCTGCAAAAGGTTTAGAAACTATAATATTATAAAACATCTGAATGACCCAAATTCCTCTTTTATTGGCTTCTTCGGTTAAGAATTTATAGATTTCTTCGTTCTTTTTAAAATCTTCATCGCTTACTTCTACAGCAAACGGATAATCTTTCAATTTTACCAAAGAGGCAAACGGATGTCCGTTCCATAAATACAACGAGTTCATTCTGTTATCGACCATCATATCGAGATACTTTATCCATAGTTTTTTATCGTAAAACCACGGAAAAGTTTCGGGCGTGTATGGATATTCATAAACATCTCTTCCGGGAAGATAAGTCGTTTTTTGCATTCCGATGCAAGCGCCTCTCAAAACCATTTCGGGACTGTCGTCGATATTAATTTCTAACGGAATTTCGCCTGAATTTTTAATACGATCTGTTAATTCCATTGCGCCGTATAAAGCGCCGGAAGCATCGGTTCCTTCAATATAAATAATATTTTTTTGAGTGCGAATTTGAAAGCCTTCTTTCTTGCTTAACTGACTATCGTCGATTTTAGCCGATTTCGAATTCTGTTTCCAGAAATCACTTCCTTTTTCGCCAATAACAATTACTTTATCTTTTGCGTTTTTAGCTATTTTATCCGAAGAAATTATTTTGAAACCTTTTCCTGATAAAGTTTTAGTTAATTTTTCGGCTCCAAACTGAACTCTCGGCGATTTTGAATCACTAACAATTGTGACGTTTTGCGCTGCCGCGAAAGTGGTATAAAAACCTAAAAAAAGTAAAGTAAAATATTTCATTGTATTGTAATTTTTTATTCTTTTTTGCCACAGATTAAAAGGATTAAAATGATTTTTTAAAAAATTTAATTAATAATCTGTGAAAATCTTTTTAATCTGTGGCAAAAAAATTTAATCCTGAAAAATCTTTTTCAAATAAGCGACATTTGCGCCGTAATTGACTTTTACATTATGAACCTGAGTTACATCTCTCGAACGTTCTACAATAAGCCAACCACTCCATTTCATTTCGTCGAGTGTTTTTTTGATTTCAGGCATATTGATCATCATGTCATTTTCAAGCCAGACTTTATCTGTGTTTGAAGCATGAATTTGTGCTAAATGTTTTTTGCCTAATATTTTTAATTCTGATGGAATATCTCTTCCGTTATCTGCGGCATTTGCAAAATTGAACGAACTTTTAATGTATTTAGAATCTATTTCTTCCAATAATTTTTTCTCTTCTGTTGCATTCAACGAAGTTTCGATTGCAATTACACCGCCTATTTTACCCACTTGTTTTCCCGCCCATTTTAATCTTTCGACAATTACAGGGCGTAATTCCGGATTTTTCACCAAATCGCTTTCAGTTCCTAACGGAAGATATGCCACTTTAACTTTCATGTCTTTCATTGTTTTTATACAATCTTCGATCATTGGTGCGATGTTTTCTCTTTTTGCAAAAGACTGCGCATAGAATCCGGACATGGCAATAGAACTGATTCCCACATGCAATTCTTTAGACTTATCAAGAAATTTTTGCCTTTCAACAGGATCACCTAATTTGCTATCAAAAGTTGGTCTATTTCCTAAACCACCCATGTCCAGTTCTATTCCGTCGGCTTTGATTTCGCTTGCCAAACCAAAAGCGCCTAATTTTTGTCTTTTTAAAATCATCCAGTCGCAAACTGCAACTTTATAACGCTCTTTATTTTTTGATGACTGAGCTGTTGCACAACTATTGAAAGTAGTCGCTAAAACAACAAGCATTGCAATAATTAAATTTTTCTGAATATAAGTTGACTTCATAATTATTTATTTTTTTGCCACAGATTAAAAAGATTTAATTGATTAAAAAAAAATCTGCTAAATCTGCTAAATCTGCGTGAAAAAATTTACTCTCGCAGATTTAGCAGATCTTGGAGATTAAATAAAATTAAAAATCATTCTAATCCTTTTAATCTGTGGCAAACTTTCTTTTTAAAATTACTCTTCTTCTGCCTTTACAGCAGTTACAGTTTTGTTTTCATCGCCAGGCCAGATTCCGTTTTTGATAGGAATTGCTTTTAGTTTACTTGGATCGATTTTTACGTATTTGATTTTTTCTCTTCTCCACGTATAAACAATATGCACCATTCCGTCAGAACTCTGAATCATTGATGGATATGAATATTGACTCACTTTAGAATCTTCTAAAACCAACGCCGCTTTCCAGTTAATTCCATCATCAGAAATAGAAACATTCAAAGGCGTTCTTGGTCCTTTTGCTTCTGTTCCCGGAGGTAAAACGTGATTGTAAACCAACAAATGTTTTCCGTTTTTAAGCGTTACGGCGTCCGTTCCTGAGTTGTTATTTGGCAAACCAATTAACTCAATATCCGACCATGTTTTTCCGTTATCTTTTGAGAAAGTGCTGAAAATTGCTCTGTTTCTGGTTCTTCCAATCGCCTGAATACTTCCATCTTTATGAAAAAGAATACTGGGCTGAATGGCGTTTATTTTATTTTTTCCTCTTGAAAGTGTATCGCCTAAAACCCATGTTTTGCCGAAATCAGGAGAAGTTTCCATACGAAGTCTCCAACCGTCGCCTTCAATACTTGACGGACATAATAAAGTGCCGTTGCTTAATAAAACAGGTTTGTTTTTGATTGGTCCAAGAAAATCTTTACTTGGCATATTTTTAGCCTCAGACCATGTTTTTCCGTTATCAGATGAAGTTCTGATTACGCCCCACCATTCAGATGGTTTTGGTCCTATTTTGTAAAAAAGCATCAAATCGCCACCCGGAATTTGATATAAAACCGGATTCCATGTTGGCAATCTGGGTCCTTCTTTCATCACGCCATCAGCAACCTGAACGCCTTGTGTCCATTTATCGCTGCCTTTTGGTTTAATACTTACATAAATACAAACGTCAGGATGTCTTTCGTGCGTTCCTCCAAACCATGAAGCGACCAAATCGCCGTTTGTAGCCTCGACAATTGTAGCGGCGTGACAAGACGGATAAGGTGCTTTATCGTATATAAATTCGTCGACTAAAATTCCTTCTTTCCACGTTTTTTTCTCTAATGCAGATTTACAGCTTCCTAAAAGGAAAAGTCCAAACAAGACAATTGCCAATTTTATGATCTTCATTCTTAATTTTATTTGAATTAAAATTTTGGATAATAAATACATTCCTAATATTTTTTTAGGCAAAAATATTTATTAAGTGTAAAAATAACACTAAAAATTTAACAATGTATCCTGTACTGTCCCGAATTGTCTAAAAAGTGTATTTACGTTAGAATAGTTGATTAAATAAAAACATTTCCAATGATTCAGCATCAGAATTTATTTCTTTAGAATATCTATGCATCAAAGAATTGTACATTTTGTAATGAGAAAATTTTGATGAAGGAGTAATTTCTACAATTTCAAAAATCTCTGGTAATGTTGTCAATTTTATTAATGATTTTGCTACGCGTATATCATAAATTAGGGCATATTCTTTATAGTCACAAGCCTTTGTAGCAAAGTATAAAACTTTGGAAATATAACTTATGTTGAGTCCTTTAATTAATTTTAAACTTTTATATGCTAATTCTAAATCATTGTTGTAAACTGCATCAAAAGATTTTTTAATATGCATTTGATTTATTTCTTCTGAAATGTAGTTATTAGTTCTAAAAGTTCCATATCCTGTATCAGCAAATCCCCAAATCATAGTTAATAAGAATGGTGTTTCCCAATTTAATTTTCCAGAATAAAAAAGCCGAAAGGAATCAATTATATCTTGTCTTGATATTTCTAAATTTTCATAATTAACAATAAAACTAGTGAATTGTGGATTTAATTTTCCCCATTTGGATGTGTTATATTTAAATTTAGAATTTACTAAAGGCTGTAAATTTTGTATTATTTCTTGGTATTTTGAAATGTCCATTTTTTTATAAATATAATTTTTATATTAGTCGAAATTACAAATATTCAAATAACTATTTCACACTCAAAAGATACGAACCCGATTTCAAAGTCAGGACAATATTTTTATTTTCAATTTTATACAAATCTGAAATTTTATCTAATTTATGTTTGTTGATTGAAACAGCCAAAACATTATTTGTTGGAAGATATACGATAGCAGACGTATTAGCTGGAATGGTAATATTCCAAACCAAAGCTTTTTTACTTTTTTTCCAATTACTTTTTATCAATCCATAAATAGATTCGTAAGATGCATTTACATAGGTTAATCCTACTTCAAAATCGGGTTTCATGATAATTTGTTTGAAACCAGGAGTTTCAGGATTACTCTTAATTCCGGCAATATTTTCGTAATACCAAATCAATAAATCACCCAAAAGCATGACATGATTTTGCGAATTCATTTTAGGATCGGCGGTATTTCCGTTCCATAATTCCCAAATAGTTGTGGCGCCATTTTTAGCCATATATCCCCAACTTGGGTAGGTATCGTTTGAGGCGAGTTTATAACTCAAATCCGGTCTTCCAAATTTAGATAAGGTTCGCATTAAAAACTGAGTTCCAATAACTCCCGTACTAATATGACCTTTGTACGTGACTTCGACTTCGTGAACAATGTTTTCAAATACCTTCTTTTCTAAGTTTTCAGGAACCATCCCAAATGTCAGCGGAAGCAAGTTTGCTGTTACAGTATTATTCGCGTAATTATTTTTTTCGGGATTAAAAAACTTGGCATTAAAGGCTGTTTTTACTCTTTCAGAAAGGGAATCGTAATATTTAATATCGTCTTGATTCGTTCCGTTAATTGTCGCAAACTTTTTCATTTTTTGTAATAAATGATAGTAAAAAGCGCTGGCAATTAATTCGCCATTTGTGGTTCGTGCTGAATCTTTCGAATGAATTAATTCTAAAGATTCCGGAGGAACGCACCAGTCTCCGTATTTGTCTTTGGTCATTAAATCCTTAACCAAATAATTCTGTTCCATATAAACCACCCATTTTTTCATGGACGGATAATGTTTTTCGATTACTTTTTTATCTCCAAATTGCTGGTATAACATATCGGCAACCGTAATATAAGTTCCCGGCCAGGTTACATTATCGCCGTAATAACGCCAAAATGCCGGCGCAACATCCGGAATTCCACCATCTGCCGTTTGTGCATTTTTAATATCGTCGAGCCATTTTGCATACAAAGTCTGATTATCGAATATAAAACTTTCGCCATACGCTCCGGTCGTTCTGTCGCCTAACCAAGGCTGGCGCTCATTTCGTTGCGGACAATCGATTGGCATTCCTTTATAATTTCCGCGAATTCCCCAATATGCATTTTTAAAAATTTGGTTCATTGTCGCGTCCGAAGATTCAAAAGTTCCCGTAGTTTTAATATTGTCGTAAACTACTTTTCCAACAAAATTATCTACAGTTGGTTTTGTTGGAAATCCTGAAACTTCTACAAAACGAAATCCGTGAAATATAAAACGTGGTTCCCAAATTTCTTCGCCTTCGCCTTTTAAAGTATAAACATCTGTTGTTCTCGCATCGCGCAAATTGTCAATATATAAAGATCCGTTTGCTTGCAAAGATTCGGCAAATTTCAAAGTGATTTTATCACCGCTTTTTCCTTTTACTTTCAATTGAAGCCAACCTACCATGTTTTGCCCCATATCGAGAATATAAGTTCCTTTTGGTGTTTGTTTAATGGAAACAGGTTTTACCTCGTCCATTATTTTCATGTTTGCCGACATTTGCGCTTCATAAAAACCGCCCGGTTCCTGAACATATTCTGCTGTAAACCACTTTTTATCATCAAAATTGGTCGTGTTCCAACTTTTCATTTCTTTACGTGCGTCGTATTCTTCGCCGTCATATTCATTGTTCGATAAAATGGGTCCGTTTGTGGTTACTTTCCAGGTATCATCGGTTCTGATAACTTCCTTAGTTCCATCGGTATATTCTACAAACAACTGCAAAGCCATTTTCGGGTAACCAAAAGTTTTAATTTTGTATGGTTTATAATCCTGACGCATCGTAAAAAAACGTCCGTTTCCTAAAATCGTTCCCAACATATTTTTGCCTTCTTTTAATTGAGAAGTCACATCAAAAACATTGTATTTTACATTCTTGGTATAATCCGTAGGAACGGGCGCCAAAACCTGATCGCCAATTTTATTTCCGTTAATATACAATTCATAAAGTCCCAAGCCCATAATGTAGACTTTGGCGCTTTTGACCTGCTTTTTTAAGTTGATTTCTTTTCGAAGATATCTCGCCGATAATTTCGAATATTGCGAAATACTATCACCCGGAGAAGCTTTTTCATAACCAATCCAGCGCGTTGATTTCCAGTCGGCATAATTTAAAATTCCCATGCTAAAATGGGCCGTTTCTTTCGACTGAATTTCTCCTTTATTTGTCCAGCTAATTACCTTCCAAAAAGCATTTTGTCTGTCGCCCAGTTTTTTACCGTTATAAATAATGTTGACAGAATCATCACTTTCAATTTTCCCGCTATCCCATAAATCAGCATTATTCACGTTTAGATTTTCTAAAGTCGAAGCCACAATAATTTGATAAGCCGTTTGTTTTACATCATTTATTTCTGCATTTATCTGCCAGCTCAATCTTGGCTGCACAACATCAATTCCTTCCGGATTGGTCAGCATTTCGCATTGCAAATTAGTAACACTGATTTTATTTTGGGCTTTCGCCGAAAGTGTAAAAAGTGAGATGATTATTATTAGATGTAAAAAAAACTTTTTCATGAGTTGTGTTTTTTAAGATGCTTTGCGGTGATTTTTGTTTCATGCAGATTTAAAAAGATTTGAGCAGATAAACGCAGATTTATTTTTTCTTTTGTGATTTCGATAGAATTCAAAGATTAAAAAAATCAAATTAAATCTGCCGAAATCTGTAAAATCTGCGTGAAATAATTTAAGCTTTATTCCGAAACCAATTTCTCCAATCTCTCAGAAACCGCAATTTCCTTACCGTTTTTAAAGATCCTGAAACCTTTTCCTTTATGATATTTCTCTCCGGTTTTATCCCAAAGAATCGTAATGATATTGCCGTGATACAAAACATTATCCAAACAAAACCAATCCCACTTTTCTTGCGGAATCAAGGGATTCACTTCTATTTTTTCATCAGCTCTTGGACGTAAACCAACCAAACCTGTAATCACCAAATCATTAAAAGTCGAATGATTGTAATAACGGCTGCGCTCTCTTTCGCCCATCAACCAATATCCTGTAGTTTCATCCAGATATTCTCCCAAATATGGTCTTCCGTGAAAATATTGCGATTCTACATACAAACTCATTTGTTTGAAATAATCCGTTTTAGCAACAAAATTCTGATTGTAATTATTCAAAACATTTGCCAAAGCGGTTAAGGTTTGCGAACTCGCAAATGGCCAAATCGCTCCGTCCCATTCACAAGTTCCCGTTCCGTGAGTTCTAAAACGCGGACTTCTTCGTTCTGCGGTTGTTAACCCAAACGGAGCCGAAAATCCTTTTTCATCCTTAATTTGTTCCCAGGCTTTTTCGAAACCTTTGTCTTTTTGCGGCAAATTAAAATACCATGGAATAAAACCAATCGCTTCTCTAACCTGCGCTAAAGTATCTTTTTCTGTAAACGTTTCAAAGAATTCACTTTTCGGATTCCACAGTTTTGTTTCTACCAATTTTTGAAGTGTATCAGCTTTAGCTTCAAAATAACTTTCCTGTTTTGCATCGCCTTTTAGCTTCGAAATTTTCGCCAAAGCTGTTGCGTTTCCAAACATATAACTATTAATGGTTGGGCGTGCATTTCTAAATTTTCTCGCACCGCTTAACGATTCTTCCATTCCGTCTTTCACGTCAAACTGCCAAAACAATCCGTCTTTGCGTTTTCTGTCGCCTTCCCAAGCCGAATATTCTGCAACCAAATCCGAATATATATCCAGTAAAAACTTATCATCTTTATTGACCAAATAACGATTGTACAAAGCATCTGCCGTCCAACTGCTAAACGTTCTGAGCTTTTTCATGGGCTTGCCGTCATTTCCTCTAAACCATAAATGCACATCCTGCTCCAAATATTCCGGATTATGAATCCATCTAAATTCATTAATATGATGTCCCAAAGCGCAACTAATCATATTGTATTTATCGGCATAAGAACGATCAACTAAAAATTCTGTAATGGCATAACCCTGAGGTGTTTTTTTGATATGTTTTCGCGCGCTCCACCATCTAAAATAATAAATCTCTTCAAAATTTTGCTGCGGACATTCAAATAACGGAATATTTTTTTCCATCCAGGTCCACGCAGAATCATTCGGAATCGCAAATTTTAAATTCTCGTCTTCCATCGTATTGAAATAATCAACATAATGTTTGAAGTTTTTTTCTTTTAAAACAGCCGCTTTTCCCTGATTTGATTGTCCTGCTCCGGATTTACAACTTGTATTTAAAGCCGAAATCAAGATTATGAATGCGATTATTTTGTATTTAAAATGATGTAACATATTCAAATTTATTATTTTAATTCTTATTATTTGGGCGTGTCCCTCCGGGTCGGGCTGTACGTTCCCGCTTTTTTTTGTTCGGCAGAAAAAGCCTCTCAAAAAAAGAGCTCCACTTCCATCCCTCACGCAAACACCAATTCGTGTTTTCATCTCCTAACAGGTTTTTAAAACCTGTTAGGTATTTTTACGGTCCATTTTATTCAACGTTTCATTTGTCAGAAATAACAAACTGGACTTAAAAACAATACCTAACAGTCCCGAAGCCTCGGGATTAAAAACCTGTTAGGAAATCCTAATTCCCATAAAAAGTATAAGTCTGCCCTGCTTTCATTGCAACATCATATTCATTATACTTTGGTAATACGACTTTCTTCAAATTCGCTTTTTCTGATATAATCGGTTTTTTAACTTCAACATCGTAAAATAACGGATTTGTATTTTTTCCTTTTACTTTTTTAATTGATGTTCCTTTGCCTGCGCTTAAACTATTTTCTAATTTCAATCGGCAGTTTCCTCCTAGTTTTGAATAAATTTTTAGTTCAGAAATTTTATTGTTTTTCCAGGTCATATCAATTACAAAACCGCCTCTGGCAACTAAACCTTTTATGCTTCCGTCTTTCCAAACCGTTGGCAAAGCCGGCAATAAATGAATCGCATCTTCCTGACTTTGCATCAGCATTTCGGCGATTCCGGCCGTGCATCCAAAGTTACCATCAATTTGAAATGGCTGATGCGCATCTAACATATTCGGATATGTTCCGCCGCCTTTTCTTTGTTCTGCCGTAACCAAATGCAATTGATCCTGTAATAATTTATAAGCGTGATTTCCGTCTAATAATCTTGCCCATAAATTTACTTTCCAACCCATTGACCAGCCTGTAGATTCGTCGCCTCTGTAATTTAAGGAGTTTTTAGCCGCTTCAAATAATTCAGGCGTTTTTATTGGCGAAATCTGATTACTCGGAAACAAGCCATACAAATGCGAAACGTGTCTGTGTTTATCTTCCGGATTATCCCAATCGGTTTGCCATTCCTGCAACTGACTGTATTTACCCACTTTCATTGGAGGCATTTTTGCCAAAGCTTCGC
It contains:
- a CDS encoding glycoside hydrolase family 20 zincin-like fold domain-containing protein encodes the protein MKYFTLLFLGFYTTFAAAQNVTIVSDSKSPRVQFGAEKLTKTLSGKGFKIISSDKIAKNAKDKVIVIGEKGSDFWKQNSKSAKIDDSQLSKKEGFQIRTQKNIIYIEGTDASGALYGAMELTDRIKNSGEIPLEINIDDSPEMVLRGACIGMQKTTYLPGRDVYEYPYTPETFPWFYDKKLWIKYLDMMVDNRMNSLYLWNGHPFASLVKLKDYPFAVEVSDEDFKKNEEIYKFLTEEANKRGIWVIQMFYNIIVSKPFAEHYNIKTQDRSRPITPLLSDYTRKSIAAFIEKYPNVGLLVCLGEAINTIDDDVEWFTKTIIPGVQDGLKALGRTDEPPIILRSHDTDGPLVMEKSLPLYKNLYTESKYTGESLTTYTPGGPWGETHRQLSALKSIHIENVHILANLEPFRYGSPDFIQKTVKAMHSAHGANALHLYPQASYWDWPYSADKTKTGERILEMDRDWIWYKAWARYAWDSKRDRNEEVKFWDKDLAAKYGTDQEAANDILKAYEETGEIAPKTLRRFGITEGNRQTLLLGMFESQLVNPAKWRVYPGFHESCGPAGELLLEYAKKEWNHEPHSGELPTQIIAEITKHGKLAVEAIDKAEPKVTQNKDEFLRLKNDVHCYKAFADFFSEKVEAALLVLRYSYSNDISDLDKALPHLEKSIEYYQLLVNLTKDNYLYANSMQTAQRRIPIGGDDGNNKTWIELLPHYERELVNFKRNLELLKASKDGKIVIKEGKPWQPAEVTLLSESKGTYEVKNGTKVYGTPISEFTKIAPELQNLKGIAFDETSQNENGTHLKFKNTKAVKLVVGYFNSDQKRFLFPPSLETDAAGNAYGQAEVILASAMNLKELPRVNIHTYTFQPGDNKLDLGKGRVLILGFIDANQTITPRDVGYIDAGEKGAIDWLFY
- a CDS encoding sugar phosphate isomerase/epimerase family protein → MKSTYIQKNLIIAMLVVLATTFNSCATAQSSKNKERYKVAVCDWMILKRQKLGAFGLASEIKADGIELDMGGLGNRPTFDSKLGDPVERQKFLDKSKELHVGISSIAMSGFYAQSFAKRENIAPMIEDCIKTMKDMKVKVAYLPLGTESDLVKNPELRPVIVERLKWAGKQVGKIGGVIAIETSLNATEEKKLLEEIDSKYIKSSFNFANAADNGRDIPSELKILGKKHLAQIHASNTDKVWLENDMMINMPEIKKTLDEMKWSGWLIVERSRDVTQVHNVKVNYGANVAYLKKIFQD
- a CDS encoding sialidase family protein, whose protein sequence is MKIIKLAIVLFGLFLLGSCKSALEKKTWKEGILVDEFIYDKAPYPSCHAATIVEATNGDLVASWFGGTHERHPDVCIYVSIKPKGSDKWTQGVQVADGVMKEGPRLPTWNPVLYQIPGGDLMLFYKIGPKPSEWWGVIRTSSDNGKTWSEAKNMPSKDFLGPIKNKPVLLSNGTLLCPSSIEGDGWRLRMETSPDFGKTWVLGDTLSRGKNKINAIQPSILFHKDGSIQAIGRTRNRAIFSTFSKDNGKTWSDIELIGLPNNNSGTDAVTLKNGKHLLVYNHVLPPGTEAKGPRTPLNVSISDDGINWKAALVLEDSKVSQYSYPSMIQSSDGMVHIVYTWRREKIKYVKIDPSKLKAIPIKNGIWPGDENKTVTAVKAEEE
- a CDS encoding glycoside hydrolase family 78 protein, coding for MKKFFLHLIIIISLFTLSAKAQNKISVTNLQCEMLTNPEGIDVVQPRLSWQINAEINDVKQTAYQIIVASTLENLNVNNADLWDSGKIESDDSVNIIYNGKKLGDRQNAFWKVISWTNKGEIQSKETAHFSMGILNYADWKSTRWIGYEKASPGDSISQYSKLSARYLRKEINLKKQVKSAKVYIMGLGLYELYINGNKIGDQVLAPVPTDYTKNVKYNVFDVTSQLKEGKNMLGTILGNGRFFTMRQDYKPYKIKTFGYPKMALQLFVEYTDGTKEVIRTDDTWKVTTNGPILSNNEYDGEEYDARKEMKSWNTTNFDDKKWFTAEYVQEPGGFYEAQMSANMKIMDEVKPVSIKQTPKGTYILDMGQNMVGWLQLKVKGKSGDKITLKFAESLQANGSLYIDNLRDARTTDVYTLKGEGEEIWEPRFIFHGFRFVEVSGFPTKPTVDNFVGKVVYDNIKTTGTFESSDATMNQIFKNAYWGIRGNYKGMPIDCPQRNERQPWLGDRTTGAYGESFIFDNQTLYAKWLDDIKNAQTADGGIPDVAPAFWRYYGDNVTWPGTYITVADMLYQQFGDKKVIEKHYPSMKKWVVYMEQNYLVKDLMTKDKYGDWCVPPESLELIHSKDSARTTNGELIASAFYYHLLQKMKKFATINGTNQDDIKYYDSLSERVKTAFNAKFFNPEKNNYANNTVTANLLPLTFGMVPENLEKKVFENIVHEVEVTYKGHISTGVIGTQFLMRTLSKFGRPDLSYKLASNDTYPSWGYMAKNGATTIWELWNGNTADPKMNSQNHVMLLGDLLIWYYENIAGIKSNPETPGFKQIIMKPDFEVGLTYVNASYESIYGLIKSNWKKSKKALVWNITIPANTSAIVYLPTNNVLAVSINKHKLDKISDLYKIENKNIVLTLKSGSYLLSVK
- a CDS encoding MGH1-like glycoside hydrolase domain-containing protein codes for the protein MLHHFKYKIIAFIILISALNTSCKSGAGQSNQGKAAVLKEKNFKHYVDYFNTMEDENLKFAIPNDSAWTWMEKNIPLFECPQQNFEEIYYFRWWSARKHIKKTPQGYAITEFLVDRSYADKYNMISCALGHHINEFRWIHNPEYLEQDVHLWFRGNDGKPMKKLRTFSSWTADALYNRYLVNKDDKFLLDIYSDLVAEYSAWEGDRKRKDGLFWQFDVKDGMEESLSGARKFRNARPTINSYMFGNATALAKISKLKGDAKQESYFEAKADTLQKLVETKLWNPKSEFFETFTEKDTLAQVREAIGFIPWYFNLPQKDKGFEKAWEQIKDEKGFSAPFGLTTAERRSPRFRTHGTGTCEWDGAIWPFASSQTLTALANVLNNYNQNFVAKTDYFKQMSLYVESQYFHGRPYLGEYLDETTGYWLMGERERSRYYNHSTFNDLVITGLVGLRPRADEKIEVNPLIPQEKWDWFCLDNVLYHGNIITILWDKTGEKYHKGKGFRIFKNGKEIAVSERLEKLVSE